Proteins found in one Kwoniella bestiolae CBS 10118 chromosome 1, complete sequence genomic segment:
- a CDS encoding 60S ribosomal protein eL33 — protein MPTPTNRLYTKGRILGHKRGKRNSRPNQSLVQIEGVDSKEAARHYLGKRVAYVYKAKREINGSRVRVIWGRISRPHGNSGVAKAKFRTNLPAKVFGASCRIMLFPSTI, from the exons ATGcccacacccaccaacagACTCTACACAAAAGGCCGAATCCTCGGACAcaaaaggggaaagagaaacTCCAGACCTAACCAGTCTTTAGTTCAAATCGAGGGTGTGGACTCCAAGGAGGCTGCCAGACATTACTTGGGTAAA CGAGTCGCCTACGTCTACAAAGCCAAGAGGGAGATCAACGGTAGCCGAGTCCGAGTCATCTGGGG CCGAATCTCTCGACCTCACGGTAACTCTGGTGTCGCCAAAGCCAAGTTCAGGACCAACCTCCCCGCCAAGGTGTTCGGTGCCTCTTGCCGAATC AtgctcttcccctccaccatctAA